Proteins from one Triticum aestivum cultivar Chinese Spring chromosome 7A, IWGSC CS RefSeq v2.1, whole genome shotgun sequence genomic window:
- the LOC123154547 gene encoding inorganic pyrophosphatase 2 has translation MAASNDAGVVVVFDFDKTIIDCDSDNWVVDALGAAQRFDELLLHLPWNSAIDAMMGELHSQGKTIDEIAGSIRTAPLSLHVVAAIKTAQALGCELRILSDANAFFIDTVLAHHGLAGYFSEISTNPASVDADGRLRITPHHDFRHGSCNSHGCALATCPPNMCKGKVMEGMLQELSAAAATGMRRPSRVVYLGDGRGDYCPTLKLAERDYMMPRKGYPVWDLIAGDRRAVRADVRGWADFKDLKTVLLDIIHECAAAAMMEQDGGDQVVVGMVVPECRALSAPKMAMAVLPKAIHAPN, from the exons ATGGCCGCGAGCAATGACGCCGGCGTGGTGGTCGTCTTCGACTTCGACAAGACCATCATCGACTGCGACAGCGACAACTGGGTCGTCGACGCCCTCGGCGCCGCCCAGCGCTTTGACGAGCTCCTGCTCCACCTCCCATGGAACTCGGCCATC GACGCCATGATGGGCGAGTTGCACTCGCAAGGCAAAACAATCGACGAGATCGCCGGCAGCATCAGGACGGCGCCTCTATCCCTTCACGTCGTGGCGGCCATCAAGACGGCACAGGCTCTCGGCTGCGAGCTACGGATCCTCAGCGACGCCAACGCGTTTTTCATCGACACCGTCCTTGCGCACCACGGCCTGGCCGGCTACTTCTCGGAGATCAGCACCAACCCGGCCAGCGTCGACGCCGACGGCCGCCTCAGGATCACCCCGCACCACGACTTTCGTCATGGCTCCTGCAACAGCCATGGCTGTGCCCTCGCCACCTGCCCTCCCAACATGTGCAAG GGCAAGGTGATGGAGGGGATGCTGCAAGaactgtcggcggcggcggcgacagggatGAGGAGGCCGAGTAGAGTGGTGTACCTCGGCGACGGCAGGGGCGACTACTGCCCCACCCTAAAGCTGGCCGAGCGGGACTACATGATGCCGAGGAAGGGCTACCCCGTGTGGGACCTCATCGCCGGCGACCGGCGGGCCGTCCGCGCAGACGTGCGTGGGTGGGCCGACTTCAAGGACCTGAAGACGGTGCTGCTTGACATCATACACGAATGCGCCGCGGCCGCCATGATGGAACAAGACGGCGGCGATCAGGTGGTGGTGGGCATGGTGGTGCCAGAGTGCCGTGCCCTTTCTGCTCCCAAGATGGCGATGGCAGTTCTCCCCAAAGCAATTCATGCGCCCAACTGA